The Mycobacterium seoulense genome has a window encoding:
- a CDS encoding serine/threonine-protein kinase, with protein MRSLIGTGATGEVYRAYDTVKDRTVALKLLPAAMAAETGFQQRFRRECAIASRLQEPHVIPVHDFGEIDGVPFVDMHLVEGGSLEDLLRERGPLEPPRAASIVAQVARALDAAHAAGLVHLGVRPENVLLTPDHFAYLADFGIAHADASRAYMAPERFTTGRVGPQTDVYSLACLLYECLTGQPPFEGADPAELRSAHLLSPAPRPSIMRRGIGRAFDDVIARGMAKQRTARFASAGELARAASEAVSEVYQPVGAGAGAGPLRTRRFEAVYPNPDDTGYSPYPPVEPPPRPSRPSRPEGWRPVGGRGAFVVTAAAVVLVAAGLIVALVSALMSGGSHPPRAAQAPSPAPSSAPPPKTPTLSAPVQGADGLGFVGETARCDPGNPPAAVVRTAKSLAVVCENLSGSYYYRGERIRDGAHIELSNAQRSGDGFDVTNPVDGVRYEVRPDRLRIISFGHVDSSEPVLQYATAL; from the coding sequence ATGCGATCGCTGATCGGGACGGGCGCGACGGGCGAGGTCTATCGGGCGTACGACACGGTTAAGGACCGCACGGTCGCCCTCAAGCTGCTGCCTGCCGCGATGGCCGCGGAAACCGGCTTCCAGCAACGCTTTCGGCGGGAGTGCGCGATCGCGTCCCGGCTGCAGGAGCCCCACGTCATCCCGGTGCACGACTTCGGCGAGATCGACGGCGTGCCGTTCGTCGACATGCACCTGGTCGAGGGCGGCAGCCTCGAGGACCTGCTGCGCGAGCGGGGGCCGCTGGAACCGCCGCGAGCCGCGTCGATCGTCGCGCAGGTGGCGCGGGCGCTGGACGCCGCGCACGCCGCCGGGCTGGTGCACCTGGGCGTCCGGCCCGAGAACGTCCTGCTCACCCCGGATCACTTCGCGTACCTCGCCGACTTCGGGATCGCGCACGCCGACGCCTCGCGCGCCTACATGGCGCCCGAGCGGTTCACCACCGGGCGGGTCGGGCCGCAAACCGACGTGTACTCACTGGCGTGCCTGCTCTACGAGTGCCTCACCGGCCAGCCGCCGTTCGAGGGTGCGGACCCGGCGGAGCTGAGGAGCGCGCACCTGTTGTCGCCGGCGCCGCGGCCCAGCATCATGCGCCGCGGAATCGGCCGGGCCTTCGACGACGTCATCGCCCGCGGCATGGCCAAACAGCGGACGGCGCGGTTCGCCTCCGCCGGTGAACTCGCCCGCGCGGCCAGCGAGGCCGTGTCCGAGGTCTACCAGCCGGTCGGGGCCGGCGCGGGAGCGGGGCCGCTGCGCACCCGGCGATTTGAGGCGGTCTATCCCAATCCCGACGACACCGGTTACAGCCCCTATCCGCCCGTCGAGCCGCCGCCGAGACCTTCGCGGCCTTCGCGGCCGGAGGGGTGGCGGCCCGTCGGCGGCCGGGGGGCGTTCGTGGTGACCGCGGCGGCGGTGGTGCTGGTGGCCGCCGGGCTGATCGTGGCGCTGGTGTCGGCGTTGATGAGCGGCGGTTCACACCCGCCGCGGGCGGCTCAGGCGCCGTCTCCCGCGCCGTCGAGCGCGCCGCCGCCGAAGACGCCGACGCTGTCGGCTCCCGTACAGGGCGCCGACGGGCTGGGGTTCGTCGGCGAGACGGCCCGCTGCGACCCGGGCAATCCGCCGGCGGCCGTGGTGCGCACCGCCAAGTCGCTGGCCGTGGTGTGTGAAAACCTCAGCGGCAGTTATTACTACCGCGGCGAGCGGATCCGCGACGGCGCGCACATCGAGCTGTCCAACGCGCAGCGCTCCGGGGACGGGTTCGATGTCACCAACCCGGTCGACGGCGTGCGCTACGAGGTGCGCCCGGATCGGCTGCGGATCATCAGCTTTGGGCACGTCGATTCGTCGGAGCCGGTGCTGCAGTACGCGACCGCGTTGTGA
- a CDS encoding tocopherol cyclase family protein, which produces MTASYLRWIAANTAKPLVHAYRRTGADVPFGDPVPSHATEMEGWFWRLTDAASGRVVVALCSVNRNPDGDWATVAVALHPGGMVRSAAMDGAHAASSTFSVHAGTAPDCHLAASLDRLRIDLDGIHLDLHFADPFNWPKAFGGGGFFSSVPFLNQYWHPYRLGGTATGTVEFATGTWSFGNARLYTERNWGAGFPERWWWGQAHDFGDADVSVAFSGGLLQLGPIRRDVTGVVVRLGDRIIRVTPPAPVRSDVGDGHWTVSARTLRYHIELDGDGTRADPHVLPVPLPAQRRNIDTDFEHLAGRLHCRVREYGRVVFDGTCGLAGLEVGSRPA; this is translated from the coding sequence ATGACCGCCTCCTACCTGCGATGGATCGCGGCGAACACGGCCAAGCCGCTGGTCCATGCCTATCGGCGCACCGGTGCCGACGTGCCCTTCGGCGACCCGGTTCCTTCACACGCGACCGAGATGGAGGGCTGGTTCTGGCGCCTCACCGATGCCGCCTCGGGTCGCGTCGTCGTCGCGCTGTGCAGCGTGAACCGGAATCCCGACGGCGACTGGGCCACCGTCGCGGTCGCGCTGCACCCCGGCGGCATGGTGCGCTCCGCGGCCATGGACGGTGCCCACGCCGCATCGTCCACGTTCTCCGTGCACGCCGGCACCGCTCCCGACTGCCATCTGGCGGCGAGCCTCGATCGGCTCCGGATCGACCTCGACGGCATCCACCTCGACCTGCATTTCGCCGATCCCTTCAACTGGCCCAAGGCCTTTGGCGGAGGCGGCTTCTTCTCTTCGGTCCCGTTTCTCAACCAATACTGGCATCCCTACCGCCTCGGTGGAACAGCCACCGGCACAGTCGAATTCGCCACAGGCACCTGGTCGTTCGGTAACGCCCGGCTGTACACGGAACGTAACTGGGGCGCGGGCTTCCCCGAGCGCTGGTGGTGGGGTCAGGCACACGATTTCGGTGACGCCGACGTCTCGGTCGCGTTCTCGGGGGGCCTTCTTCAGCTCGGCCCGATCCGCAGGGACGTCACCGGTGTCGTCGTGCGACTGGGCGACCGCATCATCCGGGTAACCCCGCCGGCGCCCGTGCGATCGGACGTCGGCGACGGACACTGGACCGTGTCGGCACGCACACTGCGCTACCACATCGAGCTGGACGGAGACGGCACCCGCGCGGATCCGCACGTCTTACCGGTTCCGCTGCCCGCGCAGCGGCGCAACATCGACACCGACTTCGAGCACCTCGCCGGCCGATTGCATTGCAGGGTGCGGGAATACGGCCGGGTGGTGTTCGACGGCACCTGCGGGCTGGCCGGCCTGGAGGTGGGCAGCCGGCCGGCCTAG
- a CDS encoding serine/threonine-protein kinase, giving the protein MPGGRLGDGRYELRGVLGRGAMAEVRDGWDLKLNRPVAIKLLYPGVADRPDSRLRFDAEARAAARLTGRHVVVVHDVGEHEGLPFIVMERLPGVSLADHIARGPLPPAFVYAVLDGVLDALAEAHHAGILHRDVKPGNILFTATGEPKLADFGIAKTSGAAYTRAGEVVGSMAYLSPERLTSKPAAVTDDLYAVGVVGYEALTGRRPFPQEDLGPLAHAILHDSPPPLAALRPDVPPPLAAAIERAMARDPARRFDQAGAMRAALAGNPQPSPVRPPTLVMDAPVVAPMTYTYVGAPPEPAPRRHKWWIAAMVAAVVLALLLFAIDPPFSAPPPTPVNTTTTPVPPPTTTTTTPTTTTEQAAPPAPPPHPGNKHKGGHGG; this is encoded by the coding sequence GTGCCGGGCGGGCGCCTTGGCGACGGTCGATACGAGCTGCGCGGGGTCCTGGGCCGCGGCGCGATGGCCGAGGTGCGTGACGGCTGGGACCTGAAGCTGAACCGGCCCGTCGCCATCAAGCTGCTCTATCCCGGGGTGGCCGACCGGCCGGACAGCCGCTTGCGGTTTGACGCGGAGGCGCGCGCGGCCGCGCGGCTGACCGGCCGTCACGTCGTGGTGGTCCACGACGTCGGCGAGCACGAGGGCCTGCCGTTCATCGTCATGGAGCGGCTACCGGGAGTGTCGCTGGCCGACCACATCGCCCGCGGGCCGCTGCCCCCGGCGTTCGTGTACGCCGTCCTCGACGGCGTCCTGGACGCGCTGGCCGAGGCGCATCATGCCGGCATCCTGCACCGCGACGTCAAGCCGGGCAACATCCTGTTCACCGCCACCGGTGAACCCAAGCTCGCCGATTTCGGCATCGCCAAGACGTCCGGCGCCGCCTACACCAGGGCGGGCGAAGTGGTCGGCAGCATGGCCTATCTGAGTCCCGAGCGGCTGACGTCCAAGCCGGCCGCGGTGACCGACGACCTCTACGCCGTCGGCGTGGTGGGGTACGAGGCGCTGACCGGGCGGCGGCCGTTCCCGCAGGAGGATTTGGGTCCGCTGGCGCACGCGATCCTGCACGACTCGCCGCCGCCGCTGGCCGCGCTGCGCCCGGACGTGCCACCGCCGCTTGCCGCGGCGATCGAACGGGCGATGGCGCGCGACCCCGCCCGGCGGTTCGACCAGGCCGGCGCCATGCGCGCCGCGCTCGCGGGCAACCCCCAGCCCAGTCCCGTCCGCCCGCCGACGTTGGTGATGGACGCCCCGGTCGTCGCGCCGATGACCTACACCTACGTGGGCGCGCCGCCGGAGCCGGCCCCACGCAGGCACAAATGGTGGATCGCGGCGATGGTCGCCGCCGTCGTGCTGGCCCTGCTCCTGTTCGCGATCGACCCGCCGTTCTCGGCGCCACCGCCGACGCCGGTCAACACCACGACGACGCCGGTGCCCCCGCCCACGACGACCACCACCACACCCACGACTACCACCGAACAGGCGGCGCCGCCCGCGCCTCCGCCGCACCCGGGCAACAAGCACAAGGGCGGGCACGGCGGCTGA